A genomic window from Salvia miltiorrhiza cultivar Shanhuang (shh) chromosome 5, IMPLAD_Smil_shh, whole genome shotgun sequence includes:
- the LOC131024883 gene encoding premnaspirodiene oxygenase-like → MSFLVSKYEDYIYPPSRSSKHTTNMLDLTTTASVILCTIFLFIFVDNKWKKSKNGIPLKLPPGPKPLPIIGNLHQISSPPFRCFTDLSKQYGPIMHLKLGETSAVVVSSPEIAKQMLKDLEPSFAHKPQCVAFEIMWYNYSDIAFCPYGDYWRQMRKICVNELLSPRIVRSFQSIRRDEAARLLDSLRESSGSSVNLTERIYSFSSSITSRAAFGGVCRDNEALIKLMMETLTMAGGFEIADLFPSSRIVGALSWTKRRLKTMRRKLDVILDDVIDQHRENPARRSGNGEDLVDVLLRVKEEEKLQFLIANHNIKAVLYDMFIGGTETTATTIDWTMVELIRNPRVMDKAQDEVRQALKGKGPDKNDVVIHNLKYLKLVIKESLRLHPPGPTVPRASHEEHVINGYTIPARAKVMVNIWAIQRDPSFWKDPEEFEPERFENQTVDFAGGDFQYLPFGTGRRICPGITFALASIELALAQLLYNFDWKLPEGVRAKDLDMIENVGLASSRKENLFVVATPYNE, encoded by the exons ATGAGTTTCTTGGTCTCCAAATATGAGGACTATATATATCCTCCAAGTCGAAGCTCCAAGCATACAACAAACATGCTTGACCTAACAACCACCGCTTCTGTAATTTTGTGTACAATCTTCTTGTTCATCTTCGTGGACAACAAATGGAAGAAATCCAAAAATGGCATTCCATTGAAACTACCACCTGGCCCCAAACCACTTCCTATAATTGGAAACCTGCATCAAATAAGCTCCCCTCCCTTCCGTTGCTTCACAGACTTATCCAAACAGTACGGCCCCATCATGCACCTCAAGCTCGGCGAGACCTCCGCCGTGGTGGTCTCGTCACCGGAGATCGCCAAACAGATGCTGAAAGATCTCGAACCCAGCTTCGCCCACAAGCCGCAGTGCGTGGCGTTCGAGATCATGTGGTACAACTACAGCGACATCGCCTTCTGCCCCTACGGCGACTACTGGCGGCAGATGCGGAAGATCTGCGTCAACGAGCTTCTCAGCCCTAGAATTGTGCGCTCCTTCCAATCCATCAGAAGAGACGAGGCCGCTCGCTTGCTCGATTCCCTGCGGGAATCTTCTGGAAGCTCCGTGAACCTAACGGAGAGGATCTACTCCTTCTCCAGCTCCATCACCAGCCGCGCCGCGTTTGGCGGCGTCTGCAGGGACAACGAGGCGTTGATCAAGCTGATGATGGAGACGCTGACGATGGCCGGAGGGTTTGAGATCGCGGATCTGTTCCCGTCGTCCAGGATCGTCGGCGCGCTGAGCTGGACAAAGCGGAGGCTCAAGACGATGCGGCGGAAGCTCGATGTGATTCTCGATGATGTTATTGATCAGCACAGGGAGAATCCGGCGAGGAGGTCCGGCAACGGTGAGGATTTGGTTGATGTTTTGTTGAGGGTTAAAGAAGAAGAGAAGCTTCAGTTTCTCATCGCTAATCACAACATCAAAGCTGTTTTGTAT GATATGTTCATTGGTGGAACAGAAACCACCGCGACAACTATTGATTGGACGATGGTAGAACTGATAAGGAACCCTCGAGTGATGGACAAGGCACAAGATGAAGTAAGACAAGCTTTGAAAGGAAAAGGTCCcgacaaaaacgacgtcgtcatTCATAATCTGAAATATTTAAAATTGGTGATCAAAGAGTCTCTGAGGCTACACCCTCCGGGTCCAACAGTGCCTAGAGCTTCCCACGAGGAACACGTGATTAATGGATACACCATACCTGCTCGAGCGAAGGTGATGGTCAACATTTGGGCGATCCAAAGGGATCCAAGCTTCTGGAAAGATCCAGAAGAATTCGAGCCTGAGAGATTCGAGAATCAGACAGTGGATTTTGCGGGTGGTGATTTTCAGTACTTGCCATTTGGTACTGGAAGAAGAATATGCCCTGGAATAACATTTGCTTTGGCTTCTATAGAGTTGGCTTTAGCCCAACTACTCTACAACTTCGACTGGAAGCTTCCAGAAGGTGTTAGGGCCAAAGATTTGGACATGATTGAAAATGTTGGCTTAGCATCTTCACGAAAAGAAAATTTGTTTGTTGTCGCCACTCCATATAATGAATAA